In Microbulbifer agarilyticus, the DNA window GATCGCCGTGGCGCTGCTCGCCAAGCTCGGTTTTCGGGTGGCGGCAGTTACCGGCAAACTCGAGTCAGCGGAATTTTTGACCTCCCTCGGGGCCTGGAAGGTACTCGACCGAGAGACGCTGGCGCCATTTGCCAATAAGGCGATCGCCAAACCCCTGTGGGCCTGGGCCGTCGATACAGTGGGCGGGGAAACCCTGTTCAATGTGATCAAGTGTCTCAAGTACAGTGGCGGTGTGGCAGCCTGTGGTATGGCTTCCGGCGCCCAGTTTCAGGCCAATGTCTTCCCGTTTATCTTGCGCGGTATCAGCCTGCTGGGAGTGGATAGCGTAGAGTTGCCACTGTCCAAGAAAACCGAGGTTTGGCAGAAGCTCGCCGGGCCCTGGTATATCGGCGAGCAGCTGGAGCAAATTGCCGAAGATATTTCCCTGGAGCAGGCTCCCGAGTTTCTGGCCAGGCTACATCGTGGGCACGGTATTGGCCGCTATGTGGTAGATATGACCCGCTAGGCGATTACTGGTCAAATTTGTGAATGCGCGCGCATAATCCTTTTTCTGCGGCTACTCCGTGGCCCCGGGCCTGCTATCCTCAGCTGGTATGTTGAATCGTCACAATAATGTTTATTTAGGACGGCTAGGTCAAAAAAAGATCAGCCGAAAAATCAGGCTCCTAACCTCTCTCGATCTGGTAGCAAGCTTTGTCGGTGAATAACCCCGTTCCTCCAGTCACACAGGATTCCGGCGCGCTGGTCCTTTCCGGTGGTGGTGCGCGCGCGGCTTATCAGGTGGGGGTTTTGAAGGCGTTGGCAGAGTTGGCGCCAGACTCCGAGCCGCACCCATTTAAAATCATCTGTGGCACCTCCGCAGGCGCTGTGAATGCACTGGTGCTGGCCACCCATCCCGGTACGTTTAAAGAGGCCGTGGCGCGTCTGTACGATTTGTGGATGGGGCTTACCGTAGATCAGATTTATCGCAGCAACTGGACTAGCCTGCTCGGTAATATGCTGACGATTACCGGCTCCCTGTTTAATTACGGCGTGGCGCGCAATAAGCCGCTGGCGCTTTTGGACAATGGGCCGCTGCATGATCTGGTGAGCGAAGTGGTACCGTTTGGGAATATCCAGCGCAATATCGACGCAGGGCGCCTGCGCGCGGTCAGTGTGAATGCCATGTCCTATAGCGAAGGGCAATCGGTGAGCTTTTTTCAGGGGCGCGAAGAGCTGAAAGAGTGGCGCAGGTTTCGCCGCTGTGGCGAGCGCACCCAACTTAAAATCGAACATTTGATGGCTTCGGCGGCGATTCCCACGCTGTTCCCATCGGTAAAAATTGGTGACGAATATTTTGGTGATGGCGCGGTGCGGCAGTTGGCGCCGATCAGCCCTGCGTTACACCTTGGTGCCAGTCGTGTATTTGTTGTGGGGGTATCGGATAATCGCTCGCCAGTGCACTGGGGAAAGCGCCGCAAGGCTCCCAAGCACTCGCCCTCAATTGCGCAAATTGGTGGGCACCTGTTTAACGCTGCGTTCATTGATAGCCTGGAAGGGGATCTGGAACATCTGGATCGGGTGAACCTTCTACTCAAATCGGTAGAAGACGAATCCCTGTCGGACCTCGCCCCATTGCGGGCGGTAGAGTCAGCCGTAATTGAACCCAGTCAGAGCCTGGATCGGATTGCCGGGCGCAAGGTACGCTATCTGCCACCGGCACTGCGCTGGCTGTTCCGTTCTACCGGTGCCACCACTTCTGGGGGCGGCGCCTCGGCGGCCAGTTATCTGCTATTTGAAAAGCCATATCTCGGTGAGTTGATCGAGTTAGGGTACCAGGATGCCATGTGGGAGCAGGATACCCTGAGGGAGTTCCTGCGCCCGCGTAATCAGCTGGTAGAAACACAAGAAAAACGTTTGTTTGGATTGCGGGTTAAGCCCGCTACGGAAGCCTCGGATGATAATTCTTCGACCTGAAGTGTGTTCGGTTATGTGTGTAAAAAGTGTGTCGTGGGTTCGCTTGGGGTTCGCCCTTGGTGTGTCTCTATTGTTGGCAGCCTGTAGTGGCCAGCAAGTGGAGCAAAGCACCGGCGCTCCTCCGTTACGCGAGCAGACCCAGAGTGAATACCGCATGTTGCTGGACGAGGCGCGGCAGCTCAGTTTTACCCTGGATTTTGATCGCCTGCGCATGGCGTACGTGAAATCATCGGAGTACAACCCATACGGTGGTATGAAGCTGGATGGATTGCCGGAAGCATACAGCTCAGTAGAACAGGCGGACTTTACCGATTGCCTGCGCAATGTCGATAAGGTACTGGCTTACAACTACATGAGCCTCGAGGCACATATGATTGGTGTTTTGTGCAGTGGTCAGGCCGGCGAGTTGGACCGAGAAGATTTGCACCGCTACATGGTAGAAGGGTTGATGACCTCCATCGAAAATAGTGGCGATGGCAAAAGCCAGGCGAGTGCGTTCCAGACGATCAGTACATCCGAGTTGCGCGGCTACATTCGTCTCAAGGGATTGCAGGTGCTGGATCAGTCTATTGTTTACGGTAAGCAGGGTATCTACGACAAGATGCAGGTGCGTGACCTGGAGTCCGGTGAAGAGTACCCGTTGTTTTTCAATGTGAGTCAGCAGTTTGTACGCTCAAGTATGGACAACTAAGCGTTAATATTTTCTCTTTTCTGCCGGTGCGTGATTAGCACAAATGCTGTGACAGTTTGTCCCAATCAAAGCGCCGGGTCTGGCGGTCACTGAATAGGATTTCCACGCGGGAGTCCTCCCATTTTGTGATTCTGCCGTAGCCCAGCTTCTGGTGCTTTATCCCTTCACCCACCGCAGGTTTTTTGACGGTTGCCCGCGGTGCATTAATTTCCGGGTTGTACTTGCAAGTTTCCAGGTAGCGTAAGCCCAGTCGGGTAACCGGTACCTGCGAGCGTATACTTTCCGGCCGTTCATGCAGGGCTCTTCCCAAAATATCACATAGTGGCAAATGCATTTCGTCCAAAAATACCGACGGTTTTTGCTCGTTGTCCGCCGGGCTGCCAGTAGGTCTTTTGCTGCCGCTCTCTGTTGGCGGCACCAGTAAGAATAGGTTTTTACGCGCGCGGGTCATGGCTACATACATCAGACGACGCTCGCTTTCGACCGATGCCGGAGTCGTGAAGTCTCGCTGTGGTTGATAGGGCATATTGTGGGTGGTGAGGGATGGAATGATCACCTGATCCCACTCCAATCCTTTAGCCTGATGCATGGTGGTGATCTGAATAACCCCCGTTTTCTGAGTCTCTTCTCCGTTGCCGTTCTCTTCGCTGCTTTCCTTCTGGTGCTGTTCCTGTAGCTGCTGCAGGTGAGCCAGGGCCTCTTGTGGTGGTAGCTTCAGTTGGTCCAAATACTGGACAAAGGCGATTATCGTCTGTTGTTTTTCCTCCGCCTGCTGGCGGTTGAAAGCGTCTTCCGCAATGCCGTTTAGGAAGTCCAGCTCACCCAACTGCCGGCGCACCAGTTCGCCGGCCATACCGCGCCAATGCTCTACTTGCTTCAGCAGCTCGGCCCGCTGTCGCAGACGCTTGCTCTGCGGTTGGCTGAGCGATTCCGGTATCAGCGTAAGCAGGGTGCTTCCCCAGTCTTTTTCCTGCCGGGATAGCTGTTCGCACAGAGGCTCCAGTACTGCGCGCGCTATGCGCACATGGGGTGCGGTGAGCCATTCGTACAGGCCTTTGGCGCGTCGGGCGCGAGGCAGCTCGCGAAAGCGTCCGGAAGCAATATTCAAACTCCAGAACAGAGGGCGCAGCTCGCGGCGGGAGAGCACCGTATTGCGATTGCCCGAACGGTAGGGAATGTTGTTGGCCAGCAGTGCCAGCTCCAGTGGTGCCGCGAGAGACCAGAGGCGTACCAGGATGGCGGTTTCTCCGAGGTCGCTACCATTCTGGCGGCAGCGGCGGAGATGCTCCACCAGCCACTTGCCTTCGTTGGCTGCAGTGACTTGTTGGATTGCGGTTTCCGCATCTGGGATGCCTGATACACAGAGAATGTCCGCTCTTTCCCGGTTGTTCTGGATGAAGTGATTGGCCGCCAGCGACAGTGTGTGCCCATAGCGGAAGGTGCGGCTCAGGCGGTACACATTGGACGGGGGAAAATCCCCATCAAACAGGCGCAACAAAAATTCCGGGCGCGAGCCACGCCATTCGTAAATGGTCTGATCCGGGTCGCCAATGGCAATCACATTGCCAGACTTTCCATACAGTACTCGCAACAGGAAATGCTGTACTTCGTTGATGTCCTGGTACTCATCAACCAGCAGGTCTTCATAGTGGCTGCCGTACGCTTCGGCCATTTCGGGGTTCAGCTTTAGCTGCAGGGCGGGGTCGTACAGCAGGTCTGCATAGGTAACCGCTTTTTGTTCCCGTCGCCAGTCTTCAAAGTGGCGGAATACCTTGAGGAAATAGCGGTAGTCATCGCCGAGCTTGAGCCGCTCAAAGGCGCTGAGGTCTCCGTCGAGGGTGGTTTTGGTGAAGTCGATAAAAAATTCTGCGGCTTCCGTCTCCGACTGTTTGCGCGCGCGAATATCTTCCAGATCTGCCGGTGGCGCGCAGGCTTCGATGGATTTCCAGACCTGCAATTGCACCAGAGATTGTGGCAGGGGAGAAAGGTTTGTCTGCGGCAGCTGGCCTGCGGCCATCATGCGCTGGTAGAGGCGATAGCCCAGGCTGTGAAAGGTGTTTACCGCAGGACTCTTCTGGCCGCACAGTGCCTGCACGCGCACACTGAAATCTTCGCGCGCACTGCGGTTGTACATCACCACCAGGATGCGCCGGGGGTCTATTCCCGCACCGAGTCGGTTTTTGATGTAGTGGAGCAGGGCGGTGGTTTTTCCGGAGCCGGCCACGGCGATAATCTTGGCGTGGCCGCCGGGATGGTTGGCAATAGCCTGCTGCTCTTCCGTGAGATTGGACTCTTTGCCTGACATAAGAATTCTGTACCGCCTGAAATATGCAATCTGAATACTGTATATATTGCCAGTATAGTTGGAAGGGGTACAGAGCTTTATGTGGTCTCGGTGGTCGGCGGCGGCTCATCTTCGCCGTGACGCAATGCCAGCTCGGCGATGTAGGAGGAGAGGAAGATACGCCCGGTCAGTTTCTCCAAGAGCTTGGAGCGGCTCAGGCGATCCAGCACGGGGCTTTTGACTTCGGCCATGTGCAGGCGAATGTCGCGGCTTCTCAGGTCCTTGTTGATCTGGTGCAGGCGCTCCAGTGCGGTGCCGTCGATGCGGCTGACCGAAGACAGAATCAACACTAGGTCCCGGGTGTCCGGGTGCCGTTTCAGCTCACTCAACAGGCGGTCTTCCACCGCGCTGATATTGCTGAAGAACAGGCTCTCATCAATGCGCAGAAACAGGATGTCTTTCTGGGTCTCGACATTGTGGCGCAACACGTTGCGAAAGTGTTCGGTCCCCGGAACCCGTCCGACCACCGCAATATGCGGCCGGCTGCTACGCCAGATCAGGGTGGCGAACGACAGGCCAATTCCCAGGGCAATACCTGCCTCGACCCCAAACAAGATCACCCCGGCAAAGGTGCAGAACATGGCGATACCGTCGGTGCGGTCGTAGCGCCAGTTGTGAATGAAGCCGCTGTAATCGAACAGGCTTGCCGCAGCGACGATAATGATCGCCGCGAGTACCGTAAGTGGCAGCGCGCTGAACACACCGGTGAGGTAGAGCAGTACCGGAATCATCATCAGGCCAGCCATGACGCCGGCCAGGGGGGATGCCGCACCGGCCTCGGCGTTCACGGCCGTGCGGGAAAAACTGCCCGCTACCGGCAAGCCCCCGGACAGGCTGCTGGTAATGTTGGCGGCCCCCAGTCCCAGTAGTTCGCCATCGGCATCCAGTCGCTCGCCGCGCCGCGCTGCTACGGCCTGGGCAATGGAAAGACTTTCTACGAAGGTCAGCAAGGCAATAATCAGCGCCGGTAGCAGCAGTCGATAGATAAGGCTCCAGTTCCAGTCGGGTAGCACGATGTTGGGTAGTCCTGCGGGTATTTCGCCGATGACCTCGAGCTTGTCCTCCAGTTTGAATTGATGCACCAGTGCGATGGCACACAGCACCAACAGCATCGGTACCAATCGCGCGGTAAGTCGGGCTACCTGCTTGGGTGCACCCAGGCGAAACAGCGTCATCGGCAGCCAGATGCGACTGACGATCAAGATTAACGCCGCGGTAATCCCAAAAGCCATGGGGAGCAGATGCGCCTCCGGTAGGTGCTCGATGATATGCAGCAGCTTGACCGAGGCCGTCTCGCCGTCGACCTTGATTCCCAGCAGGGCTGGGATTTGCCCGACGATAATCAGCGCGGCAGCCCCGGAGACGAAGCCGCTAATTACCGGGTGGCTGAGCAGGTTGGACAGCGCGCCCATCTTGAGCAGGCCCATGGCGAACAGGAAGGCACCGCTTAGCAGGGTAAGAATGATTGCAGCACCGACATATTCGGGGCTGCCGATGGCTGCCAGTGGGGTGAGCGCGGATACCGTCATAAGAGACAGCACCGCGGCGGGGCCTATGGCCATGGCTGTGCTGCTGCCAAACACTGCGTAGGCAATAAGCGGCACCAGACTGGCATAGAGCCCAACGTGAGGTGGCAAGCCAGCGAGCAGCGCGTATGCCAGCCCCTGCGGCACCAGCAACATACCTGACACCAGCGCTGCGGTGAGGTCGGAGAACAACCACTGGCGGCGGTAGCGTCTAAGCCATTTTGGTATGAGTCGGTATGCCCGTATCACTTGCGCGGTTGTGGTCCAGAGGCCGGAGGGATTCCATCAGGATAGTCTCTGGATTATCCCGCGGGGGAACCGCGGGGATCAGGTAGATGGTGGAAGGGAAATGGAAAGGAGATCGAAGGGGCTCGGAGAAGCTCAGTAGAGGATTGACGTCGGGATAACCGAGCCCCGATCTGGAAGGTCAGCTAGTGCGGCGTTCCAGCCAACGGAACCCCAGCATTCCTGCGATCATCGCCACCGCAAACACCAAGGCGCCAGGCTCCAGTGCGCCACTGGCCACGATCCCCGGGCCCGGACAGAAACCTGCAAGGCCCCAGCCAATGCCAAATGCGAAGCTTCCCAGAATCAAGCGCTTGTCGAGCGCACGCTTGCCTGGCAGCTGAATTGGCCCACCGAGCACTGCGGTTTCCCGTTTCTTGGCCAAAGCGAAGGCCGGTAAGCCGACGGCGATAGCACCGCCCATCACCAGCATCAGTGAGGGATCCCAGGCGCCGAACAGATCGAGGAAGCCGAGGACTTTCTCCGGGTTGGCCATGCCGGACAGTAGTAAACCAAAGCTGAAAATCAGACCGGCAACAAACGCAGAAAAGGTCGTTTTATTCATGGTCTCAGGCTCCCAGCAGGTGGCGGACGACATAGACGGTGGCAAAGCCGCCAAACATAAAGGTCATGGTGGCCGCGAGCGACCTTGGTGAAAGCCGCGATAAACCGCAGACACCGTGCCCGCTGGTACAGCCCGCAGCATAACGGGTGCCAATACCCACCAGCAGGCCGGCGGCAATCAGTACCGGGTAGCTGGCGCGTATCTCAATCGTGGGCAGGGCATGAAACAGGCTCCAAATCCCGGGGCCGGCGAGCAGGCCGAGAATAAAAGCAAACTGCCAACCGCGGTTGCCGCGCTCGTTATTCAGTAGTCCGCCCAAAATTCCAGAAATGCCCGCCACGCGGCCGTTCATCAGGATGAGCCAGGCACTGGCGAGTCCGATCAGCAGGCCGCCGGCGAGGGCGCTCCCGGGGGTAAAGGCATTCCAGTCGATGTTCATGGTGGCGTGTTACTCCGCGCAATACAGTTGATAGAGGGTTTGAAGCAGGGCCAGGACTTTGGGATCGGCCACTTGATAGAAGACGCGTTTACCTTCCCTGCGCGTTGTGACCAGTCCTTCTCTGCGCAACACACCGAGTTGTTGCGACAGGCTCGGCTGGTGGATACCCAGCCGCTCCTCGATGTCCCCGACACACAGCTCTTCCTGGCTCAGCTGGCACAACAGCAGCAGACGATCCTGATTGCCAAGGGAGCGCAGCAAGGCTGATGCCTGGCCGGCAGCATCGCGCATCTTGTCCAGCTGTAAATCACTGGTGTCGGGCATAGGGGGATTCCAATGTGTTCTTCTGGCGCCGTTCCGGCTGCAATCAATTAAGTAAGAAATATTATATTGAAAAGTATATTGTTGGAAGCTATATTTCTATTTGTTATTATCTTATTCGATAAATACATATGAGGTGTTCCAATGACCGATACGGCTGCTCGACCGCTCGTTCAGGCCTTTCTCGACCCGGACTCGGAGACGTGGAGCTATGTGATCTATGACCGGGACGGCGGCAGTGCGGCAGTCATCGACGCGGTACTTGACTTCGACAATGCCTCGGGGCGCACCAGTACCGATGGGGCGAGCAAGATCGTCGAATTCGTGCAGGACAAAGACCTGACCGTGGAGTGGATTCTGGAAACCCACGCCCATGCCGACCACCTCTCTGCCGCACCGTATATTCGCGAGCATCTGGGCGGCAAGATTGCCATTGGCGACCATATTCGCCAGGTGCAAGGGATCTTCCGGGAAGTATTCAACCTGGAGCGAGAATTCCTGGCGGACGGATCCCAGTTTGACCACCTGTTTCACGATGGCGATACCTTCACCATTGGCGACCTCAAGGGCCAGGTCATCTACGTACCGGGGCACACCCCGGCGGATATGGCGTGGCTGATTGGCGACGCGCTGTTTGTCGGCGACACCCTTTTCTTGCCCGATGTGGGCAGCGCCCGCTGTGACTTCCCGGGCGGGGATGCGCATGCGCTGTACCAGTCCGTGCAAAAACTGCTGGCGCTTCCGGAAGAGACGCGCATGTTTATGTGTCACGACTACCCGCCCAATGGAAGTCGCGCGCATGAATACGAAACCACGGTGGGTGCGCAGAAACGCAGCAATATCCATCTGCATCAGGGCGTGAGTGAAGCGGACTTCGTAACAATGCGCACCGAACGCGACGCTACCCTGGCGATGCCGCGGCTAATTTTGCCGTCGATTCAAGTCAATATTCGCGCCGGTGAAATGCCACCTGCGGAAGACAATGGCAC includes these proteins:
- a CDS encoding SulP family inorganic anion transporter, with the protein product MIRAYRLIPKWLRRYRRQWLFSDLTAALVSGMLLVPQGLAYALLAGLPPHVGLYASLVPLIAYAVFGSSTAMAIGPAAVLSLMTVSALTPLAAIGSPEYVGAAIILTLLSGAFLFAMGLLKMGALSNLLSHPVISGFVSGAAALIIVGQIPALLGIKVDGETASVKLLHIIEHLPEAHLLPMAFGITAALILIVSRIWLPMTLFRLGAPKQVARLTARLVPMLLVLCAIALVHQFKLEDKLEVIGEIPAGLPNIVLPDWNWSLIYRLLLPALIIALLTFVESLSIAQAVAARRGERLDADGELLGLGAANITSSLSGGLPVAGSFSRTAVNAEAGAASPLAGVMAGLMMIPVLLYLTGVFSALPLTVLAAIIIVAAASLFDYSGFIHNWRYDRTDGIAMFCTFAGVILFGVEAGIALGIGLSFATLIWRSSRPHIAVVGRVPGTEHFRNVLRHNVETQKDILFLRIDESLFFSNISAVEDRLLSELKRHPDTRDLVLILSSVSRIDGTALERLHQINKDLRSRDIRLHMAEVKSPVLDRLSRSKLLEKLTGRIFLSSYIAELALRHGEDEPPPTTETT
- a CDS encoding DUF6691 family protein; protein product: MNKTTFSAFVAGLIFSFGLLLSGMANPEKVLGFLDLFGAWDPSLMLVMGGAIAVGLPAFALAKKRETAVLGGPIQLPGKRALDKRLILGSFAFGIGWGLAGFCPGPGIVASGALEPGALVFAVAMIAGMLGFRWLERRTS
- a CDS encoding ATP-dependent helicase; translated protein: MSGKESNLTEEQQAIANHPGGHAKIIAVAGSGKTTALLHYIKNRLGAGIDPRRILVVMYNRSAREDFSVRVQALCGQKSPAVNTFHSLGYRLYQRMMAAGQLPQTNLSPLPQSLVQLQVWKSIEACAPPADLEDIRARKQSETEAAEFFIDFTKTTLDGDLSAFERLKLGDDYRYFLKVFRHFEDWRREQKAVTYADLLYDPALQLKLNPEMAEAYGSHYEDLLVDEYQDINEVQHFLLRVLYGKSGNVIAIGDPDQTIYEWRGSRPEFLLRLFDGDFPPSNVYRLSRTFRYGHTLSLAANHFIQNNRERADILCVSGIPDAETAIQQVTAANEGKWLVEHLRRCRQNGSDLGETAILVRLWSLAAPLELALLANNIPYRSGNRNTVLSRRELRPLFWSLNIASGRFRELPRARRAKGLYEWLTAPHVRIARAVLEPLCEQLSRQEKDWGSTLLTLIPESLSQPQSKRLRQRAELLKQVEHWRGMAGELVRRQLGELDFLNGIAEDAFNRQQAEEKQQTIIAFVQYLDQLKLPPQEALAHLQQLQEQHQKESSEENGNGEETQKTGVIQITTMHQAKGLEWDQVIIPSLTTHNMPYQPQRDFTTPASVESERRLMYVAMTRARKNLFLLVPPTESGSKRPTGSPADNEQKPSVFLDEMHLPLCDILGRALHERPESIRSQVPVTRLGLRYLETCKYNPEINAPRATVKKPAVGEGIKHQKLGYGRITKWEDSRVEILFSDRQTRRFDWDKLSQHLC
- a CDS encoding MBL fold metallo-hydrolase, coding for MTDTAARPLVQAFLDPDSETWSYVIYDRDGGSAAVIDAVLDFDNASGRTSTDGASKIVEFVQDKDLTVEWILETHAHADHLSAAPYIREHLGGKIAIGDHIRQVQGIFREVFNLEREFLADGSQFDHLFHDGDTFTIGDLKGQVIYVPGHTPADMAWLIGDALFVGDTLFLPDVGSARCDFPGGDAHALYQSVQKLLALPEETRMFMCHDYPPNGSRAHEYETTVGAQKRSNIHLHQGVSEADFVTMRTERDATLAMPRLILPSIQVNIRAGEMPPAEDNGTVYLKVPINKL
- a CDS encoding ArsR/SmtB family transcription factor; amino-acid sequence: MPDTSDLQLDKMRDAAGQASALLRSLGNQDRLLLLCQLSQEELCVGDIEERLGIHQPSLSQQLGVLRREGLVTTRREGKRVFYQVADPKVLALLQTLYQLYCAE
- a CDS encoding patatin-like phospholipase family protein — protein: MSVNNPVPPVTQDSGALVLSGGGARAAYQVGVLKALAELAPDSEPHPFKIICGTSAGAVNALVLATHPGTFKEAVARLYDLWMGLTVDQIYRSNWTSLLGNMLTITGSLFNYGVARNKPLALLDNGPLHDLVSEVVPFGNIQRNIDAGRLRAVSVNAMSYSEGQSVSFFQGREELKEWRRFRRCGERTQLKIEHLMASAAIPTLFPSVKIGDEYFGDGAVRQLAPISPALHLGASRVFVVGVSDNRSPVHWGKRRKAPKHSPSIAQIGGHLFNAAFIDSLEGDLEHLDRVNLLLKSVEDESLSDLAPLRAVESAVIEPSQSLDRIAGRKVRYLPPALRWLFRSTGATTSGGGASAASYLLFEKPYLGELIELGYQDAMWEQDTLREFLRPRNQLVETQEKRLFGLRVKPATEASDDNSST
- a CDS encoding DUF4919 domain-containing protein — its product is MSLLLAACSGQQVEQSTGAPPLREQTQSEYRMLLDEARQLSFTLDFDRLRMAYVKSSEYNPYGGMKLDGLPEAYSSVEQADFTDCLRNVDKVLAYNYMSLEAHMIGVLCSGQAGELDREDLHRYMVEGLMTSIENSGDGKSQASAFQTISTSELRGYIRLKGLQVLDQSIVYGKQGIYDKMQVRDLESGEEYPLFFNVSQQFVRSSMDN
- a CDS encoding YeeE/YedE family protein, giving the protein MNIDWNAFTPGSALAGGLLIGLASAWLILMNGRVAGISGILGGLLNNERGNRGWQFAFILGLLAGPGIWSLFHALPTIEIRASYPVLIAAGLLVGIGTRYAAGCTSGHGVCGLSRLSPRSLAATMTFMFGGFATVYVVRHLLGA